The following are from one region of the Cyanobium gracile PCC 6307 genome:
- the rppB gene encoding two-component system sensor histidine kinase RppB, producing MIGVILYGAGLGMFGLLMRSNWSALEREVETLAGTLHDSLKPLLPAEARPSAQLAAVLPGLCLAGDPCPSPPSLISRHAVSVTDPERFYLRLLDPRGVLIAHSPGSPSQSPRAQAEHLGPAWSVVVGPGGERSMQYSIHLHRSHTPVHSGAKARELDWGYLQIGRSLRGLDAERQRLWWAIQTIVVLALLVAGLASWWLSGLAMRPLLVAYRQQEQFTADAAHELRAPLANLLGVVEAHRRQPPDDAVARDQMLAAVHRQGQRLSRLISDLLLLARLDGPQSAAAVQPCSLTQIARDLLEETSEAAAEAGLTLKLLDVEEEAEIMGVESELYRLVSNLLLNAIQYTPRGGEVVLRLGRERSQVVLQVQDTGIGIAPSDQQRIFDRFYRSDPGRSRRQGGTGLGLSIVAAIVHRHRGQISVASNHGFGSVFTVKLPMVGGRILEDLRVAGNT from the coding sequence GTGATCGGGGTGATCCTCTATGGCGCTGGCCTTGGGATGTTTGGCCTGTTGATGCGCTCCAACTGGTCGGCCCTAGAGCGCGAGGTGGAAACCTTGGCCGGCACCTTGCATGACAGCCTCAAGCCGTTGTTGCCGGCGGAAGCCAGGCCCTCTGCCCAGCTGGCCGCGGTTCTTCCCGGTCTTTGCCTGGCAGGAGATCCTTGCCCGTCGCCCCCCTCGCTGATCTCGCGTCATGCCGTGAGCGTCACCGACCCGGAGCGGTTCTACCTGCGCCTTCTGGATCCTCGTGGCGTACTGATCGCCCATTCCCCGGGATCGCCAAGCCAGTCGCCACGAGCCCAGGCCGAACACCTCGGCCCCGCCTGGTCGGTGGTGGTGGGACCAGGAGGCGAGCGCTCTATGCAGTATTCGATCCACCTGCACCGATCTCATACACCAGTGCATTCAGGTGCGAAGGCGAGGGAGCTGGATTGGGGCTATCTGCAGATCGGGCGCAGCTTGCGCGGACTGGACGCGGAACGACAACGCCTCTGGTGGGCGATTCAGACGATTGTTGTGCTTGCCCTGCTGGTCGCGGGACTGGCCAGTTGGTGGTTGTCAGGTCTGGCGATGCGGCCACTGCTGGTGGCGTACCGGCAGCAGGAGCAGTTCACTGCCGATGCGGCCCACGAACTGCGCGCCCCTCTGGCCAACCTTCTGGGAGTGGTGGAAGCCCACAGGAGGCAGCCGCCTGATGACGCCGTCGCCAGGGACCAGATGCTTGCCGCGGTCCACCGGCAGGGACAACGGCTGAGCCGCTTGATCAGTGACCTGCTGCTGTTGGCCCGCCTCGATGGTCCCCAGTCCGCAGCGGCAGTGCAGCCCTGCTCTTTGACTCAGATCGCGCGCGATCTGCTGGAGGAGACCAGCGAGGCGGCGGCGGAGGCCGGGCTGACACTGAAACTGTTGGATGTCGAGGAAGAGGCCGAAATCATGGGCGTGGAATCTGAGTTGTATCGGCTCGTGTCCAACCTGCTGCTGAATGCGATTCAATACACACCAAGAGGAGGGGAGGTGGTGCTTCGCTTGGGGCGCGAGAGAAGCCAGGTGGTGCTGCAGGTGCAGGACACTGGTATTGGCATCGCACCGTCCGATCAGCAGCGGATTTTTGATCGTTTCTACCGCAGTGATCCAGGGCGTTCCCGTCGCCAGGGCGGCACCGGTCTTGGGCTCTCCATAGTGGCCGCGATCGTCCACCGCCATCGCGGCCAGATTTCCGTGGCTTCCAATCACGGATTCGGGAGTGTCTTCACCGTGAAACTGCCGATGGTTGGTGGTCGAATCCTCGAGGACTTGCGTGTTGCTGGCAATACCTAG
- a CDS encoding thermonuclease family protein — translation MPVDSTVTLKAQTKDRNGRTVAEVFAQDGTNAGLSLVQQGHAFAYRQYMNQCEEWAYMNREKLAKRYHVGVWRFDDGIEHPWEWRATNRAAPH, via the coding sequence GTGCCGGTCGACTCCACGGTGACGCTGAAGGCCCAGACCAAGGACCGCAATGGCCGGACGGTTGCGGAGGTGTTCGCCCAGGACGGTACCAATGCCGGCCTCTCCCTGGTACAGCAGGGCCATGCCTTCGCGTATCGCCAGTACATGAACCAGTGTGAGGAGTGGGCCTATATGAATCGGGAGAAGCTGGCCAAGCGATACCACGTTGGGGTGTGGAGGTTCGACGACGGGATCGAGCACCCTTGGGAGTGGAGAGCCACCAACAGAGCCGCCCCGCACTAG
- the rppA gene encoding two-component system response regulator RppA, producing the protein MPLRILLVEDEAELASAIQAVLRADQHVVDHVAEGLGGWSLLRSDLATYNLAIVDWMLPGLSGVELCRRLRGAGLTLPVLMLTALADTSHRVQGLDAGADDYLSKPFAMEELLARIRALQRRQPSYREPLLRVGSFELDPAEGCLTVQQSKATTRISLSAKELQLMAYFMEHPKEIIPGSRLRTQLWSLDEDPISNVVAAQVRLLRRKIASHGLASPIETVPSKGYRFDPETAAEP; encoded by the coding sequence ATGCCACTGCGCATCCTGCTGGTGGAGGACGAAGCCGAGCTGGCGAGTGCGATCCAGGCCGTGCTCCGGGCGGATCAGCATGTGGTGGATCATGTGGCCGAGGGCCTGGGGGGATGGAGCCTGCTCCGAAGCGATCTGGCCACCTACAACCTGGCGATCGTGGATTGGATGCTGCCGGGTCTGTCCGGGGTGGAGCTCTGCCGGCGGCTGCGGGGGGCTGGCCTCACCCTGCCGGTGCTGATGCTCACGGCCCTGGCTGATACCAGCCACCGGGTGCAGGGCCTTGATGCCGGCGCCGACGACTACCTGAGCAAGCCCTTCGCGATGGAGGAACTGCTGGCCAGGATCCGGGCGCTGCAGCGCCGCCAGCCCAGCTACCGCGAGCCGCTCCTGAGGGTCGGTTCCTTTGAGCTGGATCCCGCCGAAGGCTGCCTCACCGTTCAGCAGTCAAAGGCAACCACCAGGATCAGCCTGTCCGCGAAGGAACTTCAACTGATGGCCTACTTCATGGAGCATCCGAAGGAGATCATTCCGGGATCGCGGCTGCGAACCCAGCTCTGGTCGCTGGATGAGGACCCGATCAGCAATGTGGTCGCGGCCCAGGTGCGTCTGCTGAGGCGCAAGATCGCCAGCCACGGGCTGGCTTCTCCGATCGAGACCGTGCCCTCAAAGGGCTATCGCTTTGATCCGGAGACTGCGGCAGAGCCATAG